The following proteins are co-located in the Desulfovibrio legallii genome:
- a CDS encoding DUF4125 family protein → MNMAEETAVRKEWSTALSAALAPLRAGRPAESVERLRALLVRLTPDEAVRGRVLEALGRALFAGGAGQAAEAALRESVDLLRRSRGAASPEALGALQNLAHLLLEQGDLRQSAALGQEAVRLCEAAEGPRSPRLASALLHLSAACYRQRDFAGAEACLTRARDIFSVQSPPNPELGTCLNNLARLREEHGDAREGIDLHRQALALRQRLLGECHEDTAFSLGNLGVALASDGQWAEAADTLARALDCYGRLGRADGPEAQGYRHNLEVCRQALGVTEAAPAAAGPEGHEPDTAHAALLDEIVERELAMFLSTPNEGGPAVCQQRPEGFRLMRRTTLAVLSTATLAAYAADLRRAADAGRNLMVEKYARMDERLPPLQADPRIDVITAAESAFMDAAATACPHVVQRDAGGGFARYLRCELETLSPVTLACYLEDVTRAQEQGRNLAVERCRVLARLLGKPDLESLEAAAAGAKAASVPH, encoded by the coding sequence ATGAACATGGCAGAAGAGACGGCAGTGCGTAAGGAGTGGTCTACAGCTCTGAGCGCGGCCCTTGCCCCCTTGCGCGCAGGACGCCCGGCAGAAAGCGTTGAGCGCCTGCGTGCCCTGCTGGTGCGCCTTACACCCGACGAAGCCGTGCGCGGTCGGGTGCTGGAGGCCTTGGGGCGCGCCTTGTTTGCCGGCGGCGCAGGACAGGCGGCGGAAGCCGCCCTGCGGGAGAGTGTGGACCTGCTGCGTCGCAGCCGGGGCGCGGCTTCGCCCGAGGCCCTGGGCGCGCTCCAGAATCTGGCCCATCTGCTGCTGGAGCAAGGCGACCTGCGGCAAAGCGCAGCTTTGGGACAAGAGGCCGTGCGGCTGTGCGAAGCGGCCGAGGGACCCCGTTCGCCCCGGCTGGCTTCGGCCTTGCTGCACCTTTCCGCAGCCTGTTACCGGCAACGGGATTTTGCCGGGGCCGAGGCTTGCCTCACGCGGGCACGGGATATTTTCAGCGTCCAGTCCCCTCCCAATCCGGAACTGGGGACCTGCCTGAACAATCTGGCCCGGCTGCGCGAGGAGCATGGCGACGCACGGGAAGGCATTGACCTGCACCGGCAAGCCCTGGCCCTGCGGCAGCGCCTGCTGGGTGAATGCCATGAGGACACGGCTTTTTCCCTGGGCAACCTGGGCGTGGCCCTGGCCAGCGACGGCCAGTGGGCCGAAGCTGCCGATACCCTGGCGCGGGCGCTGGACTGCTATGGCCGTCTGGGTCGGGCGGATGGGCCAGAAGCGCAAGGCTACCGGCATAATCTGGAGGTATGCCGCCAAGCCTTGGGCGTGACGGAAGCTGCGCCCGCTGCGGCAGGCCCGGAGGGCCACGAGCCCGATACCGCGCATGCGGCCTTGCTGGATGAGATTGTGGAACGGGAGCTGGCCATGTTTTTGAGTACGCCCAACGAAGGCGGRCCGGCCGTCTGCCAGCAGCGGCCCGAAGGCTTCCGGCTTATGCGGCGCACGACCCTGGCGGTGCTGAGTACGGCCACGCTGGCCGCCTATGCCGCAGATTTACGTCGTGCGGCGGACGCGGGACGCAACCTCATGGTGGAAAAATATGCCCGGATGGACGAGCGTCTGCCGCCCCTGCAGGCGGATCCGCGCATCGACGTTATTACCGCAGCCGAGAGCGCCTTTATGGACGCGGCCGCCACGGCCTGCCCCCATGTGGTCCAACGGGACGCCGGGGGCGGTTTTGCGCGCTATTTGCGCTGCGAGCTGGAAACGCTTTCGCCGGTCACCCTGGCCTGCTATCTGGAGGACGTGACCCGGGCCCAGGAGCAGGGCCGCAACTTGGCTGTGGAGCGCTGCCGCGTATTGGCTCGGCTTTTGGGCAAGCCCGATCTTGAAAGCCTGGAGGCTGCCGCCGCCGGGGCAAAAGCCGCAAGCGTTCCGCACTGA
- a CDS encoding DUF4037 domain-containing protein, with the protein MRLPSEAVVPGAAKSGQDLARDFYTACRPSLMADIPEIMARAAVGLAGEGSECFGCDDALSRDHDFGPGFCLWLPQAELAAALPKLEKALARLPQEFGGYASRLAPHARQGRVGPLALERFYAFFTGLEQPPTGNLQWLTIPEYQLAACTNGAVFEDQAGLFSFWRAALLAYYPEDVRLKKLTARCMVMAQAGQYNLPRCLRRGDGAAALLALARFAEAALSLVYLCNRRYMPFYKWAARLAAPLPVLGASAADLLRRVSATPLLGGPDPAAILNPVEDFCAQTASWLRGQGLSDAQGDWLWAHGPRILRHVADAELRRMDLLQA; encoded by the coding sequence ATGCGGCTTCCATCAGAAGCGGTCGTGCCCGGCGCTGCGAAATCTGGCCAGGACCTGGCCCGCGACTTCTATACGGCCTGCCGTCCATCTCTGATGGCGGACATTCCCGAAATTATGGCCCGCGCCGCTGTGGGATTGGCAGGGGAGGGCTCGGAATGCTTCGGCTGCGACGACGCCCTCTCCCGCGACCACGACTTTGGCCCCGGATTCTGCCTCTGGCTGCCGCAGGCCGAACTGGCGGCGGCCCTGCCGAAGCTGGAAAAGGCCCTGGCCCGGCTGCCCCAAGAGTTCGGCGGCTACGCCAGTCGGCTTGCCCCGCACGCGCGCCAGGGCAGGGTGGGGCCCCTGGCGTTGGAACGGTTTTATGCTTTTTTTACCGGTCTGGAGCAGCCCCCCACCGGCAATTTACAATGGCTGACCATTCCGGAATATCAATTGGCGGCCTGCACCAACGGCGCGGTCTTCGAGGACCAGGCCGGGCTGTTCAGCTTTTGGCGTGCGGCCCTGCTGGCCTATTATCCCGAAGACGTACGGCTGAAAAAGCTCACGGCCCGGTGTATGGTTATGGCCCAGGCCGGGCAGTACAATCTGCCGCGTTGCCTGCGGCGGGGCGACGGCGCGGCGGCCCTGCTGGCCCTGGCCCGATTTGCCGAGGCGGCACTTTCCCTGGTCTACCTCTGCAACCGGCGCTACATGCCCTTTTATAAATGGGCGGCTCGGCTGGCGGCCCCACTGCCCGTGCTGGGTGCGTCCGCGGCCGACCTGTTGCGGCGGGTGAGCGCCACGCCCCTGTTGGGGGGTCCGGACCCGGCGGCCATCCTGAACCCGGTAGAGGATTTTTGCGCCCAGACGGCCTCCTGGCTGCGGGGGCAAGGGCTCAGCGACGCACAGGGCGACTGGCTCTGGGCGCACGGGCCGCGCATTCTGCGCCATGTGGCGGATGCAGAGCTGCGGCGCATGGATCTTTTACAGGCCTGA
- a CDS encoding MerR family transcriptional regulator, producing MTTNTQGYTISQMSSISKISKKALRFYDDLGLITSKRHGGNNYRYYTHDDLLAVPPLKYYKQMGFHLAEIRTAFEVGGNTSLSALRKLFLKKIQALHHEERILHLRLTSVHDWLELLHEAEMVLENDIQTVSVKYLQPESVLFHDQNYREDIKSSIINIDFTNYVESIKNNITGPVMILFSSMERRRQHQEQPVKILQRTVFPCEDALTTTWGGFLVLSCYHIGAHDSISETYGKIARWAKANNYVLDSGCCERYVTDYWTTNNDALFVTEVLVRAARRGAPLAHADSTGPQRTWLGQDA from the coding sequence ATGACCACCAACACGCAAGGCTATACCATCAGCCAGATGAGTTCCATTTCCAAGATTTCTAAAAAAGCCCTGCGGTTTTATGACGATCTTGGACTTATCACCTCCAAACGCCACGGGGGCAACAACTACCGCTACTATACCCACGACGACCTGCTGGCCGTGCCGCCGCTCAAATACTACAAGCAGATGGGTTTTCATCTGGCGGAAATACGCACCGCTTTTGAAGTGGGCGGCAATACCAGCCTGAGCGCCCTACGCAAACTTTTTCTGAAAAAAATACAGGCCTTGCACCATGAGGAGCGCATCCTGCACCTGCGGCTCACTTCGGTGCACGACTGGCTGGAACTGCTGCACGAAGCGGAAATGGTGCTGGAAAACGACATCCAGACCGTGTCCGTCAAATATCTGCAGCCCGAAAGTGTGCTCTTTCACGACCAGAACTACCGTGAGGACATCAAGTCTTCCATCATCAACATTGATTTCACCAATTATGTTGAATCTATAAAGAACAATATCACCGGCCCGGTCATGATTCTGTTTTCCTCCATGGAGCGCCGCAGGCAGCACCAGGAGCAGCCGGTAAAAATTTTGCAGCGGACGGTTTTTCCCTGCGAAGACGCGCTGACCACCACCTGGGGCGGCTTTCTCGTGCTCAGTTGTTACCACATCGGCGCGCACGACAGCATAAGCGAAACCTACGGAAAAATCGCCCGCTGGGCCAAGGCCAACAACTATGTGCTCGATTCTGGCTGCTGCGAGCGCTACGTTACGGACTACTGGACCACCAACAACGACGCCCTGTTCGTGACGGAGGTGTTGGTGCGGGCGGCGCGGCGCGGCGCGCCGCTGGCCCATGCCGACAGCACGGGGCCGCAGAGGACCTGGCTGGGGCAGGACGCATGA